A section of the Humulus lupulus chromosome 2, drHumLupu1.1, whole genome shotgun sequence genome encodes:
- the LOC133814913 gene encoding uncharacterized protein LOC133814913, whose translation MVTAQSRQKSYADLKRKHVEFEVGDHVALPPSLSRVHNVFHVSQLRKYVSDPSHVLSYKTLGLQEDLSFNERPVKILDRKDKVLRNKTISLVKVMWRNNVVEEATWELELDMLQQYSELFQ comes from the exons ATGGTCACAGCTCAAAGCAGACAGAAGTCTTATGCAGACCTAAAGCGCAAGCATGTTGAGTttgaagttggtgatcat GTAGCTTTACCACCATCATTGTCTAGggtgcacaatgtatttcatgtgtcacaACTTCGAAAATATGTATCCGACCCATCGCATGTGCTGAGCTACAAGACCTTGGGTTTGCAGGAGGATTTGTCATTCAATGAGCGTCCAGTGAAAATACTCGAtcgaaaggacaaggtcctaaggaataagactatttccttagtgaAAGTGATGTGGAGGAACAATGTTgttgaggaagcaacctgggaactCGAATTAGATATGCTACAGCAATATTCGGAATTGTTTcagtga